A window from uncultured Desulfobacter sp. encodes these proteins:
- a CDS encoding response regulator, translating to MTEDNSVKTLDALSILIVDDMKSMRLTIRKMLQNLNIGGKLRFAENGKEGLKVLKEGVFDLAIIDWNMPVMNGIEMLENIRNDPGFRDMPVIMVTAEAERDIVSEVAESEIDGYLLKPLTLHALDKKIKAVIDRVHKPEPFTVHRNNARALEEQGQFEAAIEEVKKALAIKPSASRVLRHLGLLHFKIRKNDIAEKCLLKAVSVNKQDIISRVYLGDYYLKKNDLEKTGIYYLEVLALSTRYNDRAFGIGELLLKAGLKKQAMKIFLRVIQRSRLSNAVRNQVIDVCLENGDVKFSQYLIDEAIRDNPSNYNLIYKAGTICLESGNREKALEHFMNVDRNVRGHLDAKLQIARIFAANRRVLQADDYLNQILRLDPKHKEAIELRRTL from the coding sequence ATGACCGAAGATAATTCTGTTAAAACGCTTGATGCGTTATCCATATTGATTGTTGATGACATGAAAAGCATGCGCCTGACCATCCGGAAAATGCTTCAAAATCTTAATATCGGCGGCAAACTCAGGTTTGCTGAAAATGGAAAAGAGGGGTTGAAAGTCCTTAAGGAAGGGGTGTTTGATCTTGCCATTATCGACTGGAATATGCCGGTGATGAACGGGATTGAAATGCTGGAAAATATCAGAAACGATCCTGGATTCAGGGATATGCCCGTGATCATGGTGACAGCAGAAGCCGAGCGGGATATTGTTTCCGAAGTGGCTGAATCCGAAATTGACGGGTATTTGCTCAAACCTTTAACGTTGCACGCTCTGGATAAAAAAATCAAGGCGGTCATCGACCGGGTGCATAAACCTGAGCCATTTACCGTTCACCGCAACAACGCCCGGGCACTTGAAGAGCAAGGGCAGTTTGAAGCGGCCATTGAAGAGGTGAAAAAAGCGCTGGCAATCAAACCCTCTGCGTCCCGTGTGCTTCGGCACTTGGGGTTGCTGCACTTTAAAATCCGAAAAAATGACATTGCTGAAAAGTGCCTCCTAAAAGCGGTTTCGGTGAATAAACAGGATATTATTTCAAGGGTTTATCTGGGTGATTACTATCTGAAGAAAAATGACCTGGAAAAAACAGGAATTTATTATTTGGAAGTTTTGGCTTTAAGTACCCGGTACAATGATAGGGCCTTTGGCATTGGTGAATTGCTTTTAAAGGCCGGTCTCAAAAAGCAGGCGATGAAAATTTTCTTACGGGTGATTCAACGATCAAGACTAAGCAACGCCGTTCGCAATCAGGTCATTGATGTCTGCCTGGAAAATGGAGACGTGAAGTTTTCGCAGTATCTGATAGATGAAGCCATCCGGGACAACCCGTCCAATTATAATCTCATTTATAAAGCCGGCACGATTTGCCTTGAGTCCGGGAACAGGGAAAAAGCACTGGAACACTTTATGAACGTAGATAGAAACGTCCGGGGGCACCTGGATGCCAAGCTTCAGATCGCCAGAATCTTTGCTGCGAATCGACGGGTGCTGCAGGCCGATGATTATTTAAACCAGATTCTCCGGCTGGACCCGAAACATAAAGAAGCCATTGAACTGAGAAGAACTCTTTAA
- a CDS encoding sigma 54-interacting transcriptional regulator, which produces MEKFTHSLLDLHNLNLVVDNLKVGVMAHTTERLITLFNKEAEKITGYSKEEVLGKDCHDVFQAPFCGSKCSFCDDSPKLSGGTKEYPITIVTKTGDTRHLEMTVYCIQDNEGQIRGVVASFRDMTDSIRLSLKAEDLSNFAGIIGKDKAMQDIFRQIRDVALYNYPVHVSGETGTGKERVAYAIHDISSYGSGSFVPVNCGAIPEGIVESELFGHVKGAFSGAVKERKGRFELAHKGTLFLDEVAELPLKTQVKLLRFLQEGSFEKVGGEKKISVDVRIISATNKDLAEEVRQERFREDLYYRLNVIPIHLPPLRERKNDIPLLAEHFLREAEKENKKSVPELAPDTIREMMDYHWPGNVRELKNVIQFSVVRSRGSVILPTDLPFTSARQPMRPAVSNEPEGPSASFIRGKLNQENVQAALVKTGGNKSKAARVLGVGRATLYRFLSEHPGVKAFSDDF; this is translated from the coding sequence ATGGAAAAATTTACACATTCTCTGCTGGATCTTCACAATCTTAACCTCGTGGTGGACAATCTCAAAGTCGGGGTAATGGCACATACCACCGAGCGACTCATCACTTTGTTCAATAAAGAAGCAGAAAAAATTACCGGTTACAGTAAAGAAGAGGTCCTGGGCAAAGACTGCCATGATGTATTCCAGGCCCCGTTCTGCGGTTCCAAATGTTCATTTTGCGATGATTCTCCAAAACTTTCGGGCGGCACCAAAGAATACCCGATAACCATCGTCACCAAAACCGGAGATACCCGCCATCTGGAAATGACCGTCTACTGCATTCAGGACAATGAAGGGCAAATCCGGGGGGTTGTGGCCTCATTCCGGGATATGACCGATTCCATACGCCTCTCCCTGAAAGCCGAAGATCTTTCCAATTTTGCAGGCATCATCGGTAAAGACAAAGCCATGCAGGACATTTTCCGGCAGATCCGGGATGTGGCCCTGTACAACTACCCGGTTCACGTATCCGGTGAAACAGGTACCGGCAAAGAACGCGTGGCTTACGCAATCCATGATATCTCATCCTACGGCAGCGGCAGTTTTGTACCGGTCAACTGCGGGGCCATCCCCGAGGGTATTGTGGAAAGTGAGCTGTTCGGCCATGTGAAAGGGGCGTTTTCAGGGGCGGTCAAGGAACGTAAAGGCCGGTTTGAACTGGCCCATAAAGGCACCCTGTTTCTGGACGAAGTGGCTGAACTGCCCCTGAAGACCCAGGTAAAACTGTTACGCTTCCTCCAGGAGGGATCATTTGAAAAAGTAGGCGGAGAAAAAAAAATCAGCGTGGATGTCAGAATTATCTCGGCCACCAACAAGGATCTGGCCGAAGAGGTCCGGCAGGAACGCTTCAGGGAAGACCTTTACTACCGGCTCAACGTCATCCCCATCCACCTGCCACCCCTGCGGGAAAGAAAAAACGATATACCCCTTTTGGCCGAGCATTTCCTACGGGAAGCGGAAAAAGAGAACAAAAAGAGCGTACCGGAACTTGCCCCGGACACCATCAGGGAAATGATGGACTACCACTGGCCCGGCAATGTCAGGGAATTAAAAAATGTGATCCAGTTCTCTGTGGTTCGGTCCCGGGGCAGTGTTATACTTCCCACGGATCTTCCCTTTACATCTGCAAGACAGCCCATGCGGCCGGCCGTATCCAATGAACCCGAAGGGCCTTCGGCATCGTTTATCCGGGGAAAACTCAATCAGGAAAATGTCCAGGCAGCCCTGGTTAAAACCGGCGGTAACAAATCCAAGGCAGCCCGTGTGTTAGGCGTGGGCAGGGCAACCCTGTACCGCTTTTTAAGTGAACATCCGGGGGTTAAAGCCTTTTCAGATGACTTTTAA
- a CDS encoding Nramp family divalent metal transporter: MLHLLERFKFKTLLRFLGPGFLVTVGFIDPGNWATNIEGGSRFGYSLLWVITLSTMMLIVIQNMAAKLGIATGKSLAVNIRERFSKPVSAILGLTIVLACIATDVAELLGGAIGFNLLFGFPLWMGALVTVGLETFLIVSQRYHRLETIIMGFLAIIALCYLIEIYIVKPDWSAALPAAVIPRLNRESIYVAMAILGAVVMPHNIFLHSNVIHSRKWGVSEDEKMAQLNYEKVDTLAAMIMGWVVNSSMIIVAAAVFAANLADVTSIEQASATLTPLAGPLAGVLFAVALVFAGVGSSVTSSMAEVNVITGFLGKPEDPRTLLYRFSVFATAIPSFLIIVLSMDTYKILIFSQVVLSLQLPFTLIPLLMLCRDEKRMGKFASGPVEFTAAIVISAIVIVLNIYLLYTTVTGA, encoded by the coding sequence ATGCTACATCTTTTGGAAAGATTTAAATTCAAAACCCTGCTCAGATTCCTGGGGCCGGGATTCCTTGTGACGGTAGGATTTATCGATCCCGGCAACTGGGCCACCAATATTGAGGGCGGCTCACGGTTTGGCTATTCACTGCTGTGGGTGATCACCCTGAGCACAATGATGCTCATTGTGATCCAGAACATGGCGGCAAAACTTGGCATTGCCACGGGCAAATCCCTGGCCGTGAACATCAGGGAGCGCTTTTCAAAACCGGTTTCGGCCATACTGGGCCTGACCATTGTGCTTGCCTGCATTGCCACGGATGTGGCTGAACTTCTCGGGGGCGCCATCGGGTTCAATCTGCTTTTCGGCTTTCCCCTCTGGATGGGTGCGCTTGTGACCGTGGGCCTTGAAACCTTTTTGATTGTCAGCCAGCGCTACCACCGCCTTGAAACAATTATCATGGGGTTTTTAGCCATCATTGCCCTGTGCTATCTCATTGAAATTTACATTGTCAAACCGGACTGGTCCGCCGCCCTTCCGGCCGCGGTAATCCCCCGTTTGAACCGGGAAAGTATTTATGTTGCCATGGCTATTTTAGGCGCGGTGGTGATGCCCCATAACATCTTTTTGCATTCCAATGTTATTCACTCGCGCAAATGGGGGGTCTCCGAAGATGAAAAAATGGCCCAGCTGAATTATGAAAAAGTCGACACCCTGGCGGCCATGATCATGGGATGGGTGGTGAATTCGTCCATGATCATTGTGGCGGCAGCCGTATTTGCAGCAAATCTGGCCGATGTCACAAGTATTGAACAGGCATCGGCCACCCTCACCCCCCTGGCAGGACCTTTGGCGGGAGTTCTTTTTGCCGTGGCCCTGGTCTTTGCCGGTGTCGGGTCATCGGTCACATCGTCCATGGCCGAGGTGAATGTGATCACGGGTTTTCTGGGAAAGCCCGAGGACCCCAGAACCCTGTTATACCGGTTTTCCGTATTTGCCACGGCCATCCCCTCGTTTTTAATCATTGTGCTGTCCATGGATACCTATAAAATCCTGATTTTCAGCCAGGTGGTCCTAAGTCTCCAACTGCCGTTCACACTGATTCCGTTGTTGATGCTGTGCCGGGATGAAAAACGCATGGGCAAATTTGCCTCGGGACCGGTGGAATTTACGGCGGCCATTGTTATTTCCGCCATTGTTATTGTGTTAAATATTTATCTGCTTTACACCACGGTCACAGGAGCCTGA
- a CDS encoding universal stress protein — translation MQIYKNILVTMDCSPVDDRILEHVTQLALQNQSNVFLLHVVHSHTLDEHRALTRSAEAFLAEKSRDLLEQGINVKVVQRSGEPDKQILQEIQDGDYDLVAMATHGHSTFGQILFGSVSKTLKQQISIPLLLLGPE, via the coding sequence ATGCAAATATATAAAAACATACTGGTTACCATGGACTGTTCCCCGGTGGATGACCGGATACTTGAACATGTGACGCAACTGGCCCTCCAAAATCAGTCCAACGTATTTTTGCTGCATGTGGTTCATTCCCATACCCTGGATGAACACCGGGCATTGACCCGGAGTGCAGAGGCCTTTTTAGCCGAAAAAAGCCGGGATCTGCTGGAACAGGGCATCAACGTTAAAGTGGTTCAGCGCAGCGGTGAGCCTGATAAACAGATTCTCCAGGAAATCCAGGACGGAGACTACGATCTTGTGGCCATGGCCACCCACGGCCATTCAACCTTTGGTCAGATCCTGTTCGGCAGTGTATCAAAAACCCTGAAGCAGCAAATCAGTATTCCGCTGCTGTTGCTGGGCCCTGAATAA
- a CDS encoding ferritin, giving the protein MLVPEVENALNKQLNAEIFSSYLYVSMAAQCKADDLDGCAAWLETQAQEEMTHAAKFYNYIIQRGGRVKLAGIDAPQVEWNSTLAVFEDTLTHEQKVSAMINDLMDVAIAQKDHATQIFLQWFVTEQVEEEESVSMVLGKIKRVKDSAQGMYLLDQELGQRQPAPLPGATPAVE; this is encoded by the coding sequence ATGCTGGTACCTGAAGTTGAAAATGCCCTGAACAAACAGCTTAATGCTGAAATTTTCTCATCATATCTTTATGTGTCCATGGCGGCCCAGTGCAAGGCGGATGATCTGGACGGCTGTGCAGCCTGGCTGGAAACCCAGGCCCAGGAAGAGATGACCCATGCCGCCAAATTTTATAACTACATCATCCAAAGAGGCGGGCGGGTTAAATTGGCCGGCATTGACGCCCCCCAGGTGGAATGGAACAGCACCCTTGCGGTTTTTGAAGATACGTTGACCCATGAGCAAAAGGTATCGGCCATGATCAATGATCTGATGGACGTTGCCATTGCCCAAAAAGACCACGCCACCCAGATCTTTTTGCAGTGGTTTGTAACCGAACAGGTGGAAGAAGAAGAAAGTGTCAGTATGGTGCTGGGAAAAATTAAGCGGGTTAAAGATTCAGCCCAGGGCATGTACCTTCTGGATCAGGAATTGGGCCAGCGCCAGCCCGCTCCGCTGCCCGGAGCAACCCCCGCAGTAGAATAA
- a CDS encoding glutathione peroxidase — MDIYDISLTTLQGNTISMADFKGKVLLIVNTASKCGFTPQFTGLQTLYETYRDKGFSILGFPCNQFAGQEPGSVEEIHQVCAINYGVTFPMFEKIDVNGKNTHPLFRLLKEKQPGLVGKAIKWNFTKFLVDRLGNPVKRYAPVTKPEKIAKNVEQLLI; from the coding sequence ATGGATATTTATGACATCTCCCTGACAACGCTCCAGGGCAACACCATTAGCATGGCAGATTTTAAAGGAAAGGTTTTACTGATTGTAAACACAGCAAGCAAATGCGGATTCACACCCCAGTTTACGGGGTTACAAACCCTTTATGAGACATACCGTGATAAGGGTTTTTCTATACTGGGATTTCCATGTAACCAGTTTGCAGGTCAGGAACCCGGTTCAGTGGAAGAGATCCACCAGGTATGTGCCATCAACTACGGCGTAACCTTTCCCATGTTCGAAAAAATCGATGTGAACGGTAAAAACACCCATCCGTTGTTTCGTCTTCTAAAAGAGAAACAACCCGGGTTGGTCGGAAAGGCGATTAAATGGAATTTTACTAAATTTCTCGTTGATCGCTTGGGAAACCCGGTGAAACGATATGCCCCAGTTACCAAACCGGAAAAAATAGCAAAAAACGTTGAACAGCTTCTAATTTAA
- a CDS encoding methyl-accepting chemotaxis protein encodes MVPIQQGIAKAEKTSVLISLAGLMITIFLIWLLFVLLVNKKVGRVLATADRLGDKDFTHIDEIGPGDEINHILNRLNFVTKELGGTIRQVVANSTELAGASNHMNQIAQTLDASSSSASDRASQVSLLALNAKIEAARAGEAGKGFAVVAQEISQSIGTVSEKITEVNENVTQGAIAADEIAQSVVGVEEVSADVGWESRELSASAHELFKMAQDFSDMMKQFKV; translated from the coding sequence ATGGTGCCGATTCAACAGGGGATCGCCAAGGCTGAAAAGACAAGCGTTTTAATTTCCTTGGCCGGGTTGATGATCACCATTTTTTTGATTTGGCTTCTTTTTGTTTTACTTGTGAATAAAAAGGTCGGCAGAGTGCTGGCAACTGCAGACAGACTCGGTGATAAGGACTTTACCCATATTGATGAAATTGGCCCCGGAGATGAGATAAACCATATTCTCAACCGGCTTAACTTTGTTACAAAAGAGCTTGGCGGCACCATCCGGCAAGTTGTTGCCAATTCCACAGAACTTGCCGGCGCATCCAATCATATGAATCAAATTGCCCAGACGTTGGATGCCTCCAGTTCCAGCGCTTCCGACAGGGCGTCCCAGGTGTCGTTGCTGGCATTGAATGCCAAAATTGAAGCTGCCAGAGCCGGAGAGGCCGGTAAGGGGTTTGCGGTTGTGGCCCAGGAGATTTCCCAAAGCATTGGAACGGTAAGTGAAAAAATTACCGAAGTAAATGAGAATGTCACCCAGGGTGCCATTGCGGCCGATGAAATTGCCCAGTCAGTTGTGGGGGTGGAAGAGGTATCGGCTGATGTCGGATGGGAGAGCCGGGAACTCAGTGCAAGTGCACACGAATTATTCAAAATGGCCCAGGACTTTTCCGATATGATGAAACAGTTCAAGGTGTAG
- a CDS encoding transporter substrate-binding domain-containing protein, with product MKKTPFNLLYIATLSLLIALNTFTIHAAEQGNGYRNRIDPLQSASELDYPPFSIIKPDGSPDGFSVQLLNEVTKAVGLKVRFKIGPWHEIKQALIDGRIDVLPLVSYSKERDKFLDFTAPYLRMHGTIFVRKGEDAIHDEADLQNKEVIVMEGDTAHEYAVKNHLTSRLILTPTFEEAMQLLSSGKHDAVIIQQLVGYQILRQLNIDNVVDIESAREQSLKPAAKPISGFEQKFCIAVQEGNRELLELLNEGLTITIANGTYEALYEEWFGPILPNPEISLQEILRYLAYILVPILVIGVLLMVWLLRRQVARKTQELSLANTKLAESQERSALAMEFANDGLFDWNLETGEIYHSAVWKRLLGYEEHELPNDLSIWEQLTSPEDFKRIQKMQKELIKRERDHFEIEFKMKHKKGHWVDILSRANAVFDEEGKAVRLVGTHMDITERKKAEHALKKSLEEKIRLETALNQAHKMESIGSLAGGIAHDFNNILFPIVGMSELLLEDLEPDSVLRENVEEILKAGKRGSELVNQILAFSRQSEHKMIPTRIQNILKEVLKLSRSTIPAYVEIDQEIQQDCGMVMADPTQIHQVGMNIITNAYHAVSEKGGRISVSLKQINLSPSSPDRLNIGAGAYALLSISDNGHGMPQELIAKIFEPYFTTKEQGKGTGLGLSVVYGIVKDHKGTIKVDSEIGKGTTFNIYLPLIKQSGQVEFIDEPEELIGGEGHILLVDDEMPILKLGSQMLERMGYKVTTYQNSVDALSTFKAAPGSFDLVISDMAMPNMAGDELAAELKSLRPDIPIIICTGFSDRVDNEKAEAIGIGGLLAKPLSRSAMLKKVREVLERR from the coding sequence ATGAAAAAGACACCGTTCAATTTATTGTATATCGCGACCTTAAGCCTGCTCATTGCATTAAACACATTCACAATCCATGCAGCCGAGCAAGGCAACGGTTACAGAAACCGTATCGATCCGCTTCAATCTGCAAGCGAATTGGATTATCCGCCTTTTTCCATCATAAAGCCGGACGGCTCACCGGACGGTTTTTCCGTCCAGTTGTTAAACGAAGTCACAAAAGCCGTCGGACTGAAAGTCAGATTTAAAATCGGGCCGTGGCATGAAATCAAACAGGCCCTTATTGACGGTAGAATAGATGTTCTTCCCCTTGTTTCGTACTCCAAAGAACGGGATAAGTTCCTTGACTTTACGGCACCATACCTGCGAATGCACGGCACCATTTTTGTCCGTAAGGGAGAGGACGCAATCCATGATGAGGCTGACTTACAAAACAAGGAAGTCATTGTCATGGAAGGTGATACAGCCCACGAATATGCGGTTAAAAACCATCTGACCTCCCGGTTGATACTAACCCCGACCTTTGAAGAGGCCATGCAGTTGTTATCTTCGGGAAAACACGATGCAGTGATAATCCAGCAGCTGGTGGGATACCAAATTCTTCGACAACTCAATATAGACAATGTGGTGGACATCGAAAGCGCAAGGGAGCAAAGCCTGAAGCCCGCAGCCAAGCCAATATCCGGGTTTGAACAAAAATTTTGTATCGCTGTTCAGGAGGGGAACCGGGAATTGTTGGAATTGCTCAATGAAGGCCTGACAATAACCATTGCAAATGGAACCTATGAAGCCTTGTACGAAGAATGGTTCGGACCGATACTGCCAAACCCCGAAATCTCTTTACAAGAAATTTTAAGATACCTTGCTTATATTTTGGTCCCCATTCTGGTTATAGGCGTGCTTTTGATGGTCTGGTTGTTGCGAAGACAGGTCGCAAGGAAAACCCAAGAGTTGTCTTTGGCCAATACAAAGCTGGCCGAAAGCCAGGAAAGATCCGCCCTTGCAATGGAATTTGCCAATGACGGCCTGTTTGATTGGAATCTGGAAACCGGAGAGATCTACCATTCTGCAGTCTGGAAACGCCTGCTGGGTTATGAAGAGCATGAACTGCCCAATGACCTTTCTATTTGGGAACAATTAACATCTCCCGAGGATTTTAAACGCATCCAGAAGATGCAAAAGGAACTGATCAAAAGAGAGAGGGATCACTTTGAAATCGAATTTAAAATGAAACACAAAAAAGGGCACTGGGTCGATATTTTAAGTCGTGCAAATGCCGTTTTCGATGAAGAGGGAAAGGCGGTAAGGCTTGTTGGGACACATATGGATATCACCGAGCGAAAAAAAGCGGAACACGCCCTCAAAAAATCGCTGGAGGAAAAAATAAGGCTGGAGACCGCATTGAACCAGGCCCACAAAATGGAATCCATTGGGAGCCTTGCCGGCGGCATTGCCCATGATTTCAATAATATTTTATTTCCCATTGTCGGCATGTCGGAATTGCTTCTCGAAGATCTTGAACCTGACAGTGTTTTAAGAGAAAACGTAGAGGAAATCCTAAAGGCGGGGAAAAGGGGCAGCGAGCTGGTTAACCAGATTCTTGCTTTCAGCAGACAGTCCGAGCATAAAATGATTCCCACCCGGATCCAGAATATTCTCAAAGAAGTTCTCAAACTCTCCAGATCGACCATTCCTGCCTACGTTGAAATTGATCAGGAGATCCAGCAGGACTGCGGTATGGTCATGGCAGATCCAACCCAGATTCATCAAGTGGGGATGAATATCATTACCAATGCCTACCATGCGGTGTCGGAGAAAGGGGGAAGGATATCTGTTTCACTAAAACAGATCAACCTATCGCCTTCAAGCCCGGATCGGCTAAATATTGGAGCCGGAGCCTATGCGCTGTTATCCATTTCAGATAACGGGCACGGCATGCCCCAAGAGCTGATCGCCAAAATTTTTGAACCGTACTTTACAACAAAAGAACAGGGTAAAGGAACCGGTCTTGGGCTATCCGTTGTTTACGGCATTGTCAAAGATCACAAAGGAACCATAAAAGTTGACAGTGAAATCGGTAAGGGTACAACATTCAATATTTATCTGCCGTTAATAAAGCAATCAGGCCAGGTTGAATTCATCGACGAACCAGAAGAGCTCATAGGCGGAGAAGGACATATCCTACTGGTTGATGATGAGATGCCCATTTTAAAACTGGGTTCGCAAATGCTTGAAAGGATGGGATATAAGGTCACAACATATCAAAACAGCGTTGATGCCTTATCAACCTTTAAAGCCGCTCCCGGATCATTTGACCTGGTTATTTCGGATATGGCCATGCCCAATATGGCCGGAGATGAGCTTGCAGCGGAACTTAAATCCCTAAGACCTGACATTCCGATCATCATCTGCACAGGATTCAGCGACAGAGTTGACAACGAAAAAGCCGAGGCGATAGGCATCGGCGGTTTACTGGCAAAGCCCCTATCCAGATCCGCCATGCTCAAAAAAGTTCGGGAGGTTCTGGAAAGAAGGTAA
- a CDS encoding GAF domain-containing sensor histidine kinase → MGKQTPEKRLAGMIDNLQTTSIIDHALIKKMKDAVEVFSSRGKELDALMNGAKTVLRQEGFLESARAIFDYCKDLIGATSGYVALLSDSGEENEVLFLEAGGLPCDVDPDLPMPIRGLRAQAYQTNSTVYHNDFMNSEWVDFMPGGHVVLNNVMFAPLVIEGKTVGIMGLANKMGAFTDNDAKMASGFGELAAIALQNSRNMDQRITAEKERERVIQELNQAIEKTRMRKSELETAYAKLTRMQTELVESKKMAALGNLIGGIAHEINTPVGVSITSISALLRKIEDSEKALVENQLSPEETADLIDYVNQSGNLVLKNLKRIVALVKSFKKISADTSGHELKRINLNTYLNEILNTMLPKLDRKKINIQIVCDETLELTTYPEALAQIIINLIMNSVIHGFSDTNQGNISIAADLDSNHLNIKFQDDGKGIAQSLLPKIFDPFVTSSKQKGFGLGLHIVYNLVKQTFDGSIRCESTEGCGTTFFVSLCTGSGEMSGN, encoded by the coding sequence ATGGGAAAACAAACACCGGAAAAACGATTGGCTGGCATGATAGATAATCTTCAAACTACGTCTATCATCGACCATGCGCTGATTAAAAAGATGAAGGATGCGGTTGAGGTCTTTTCAAGCAGAGGAAAAGAGCTGGATGCCCTGATGAACGGGGCCAAAACAGTCCTGCGGCAGGAAGGCTTTCTGGAATCGGCCAGGGCTATTTTTGACTATTGCAAAGATCTCATCGGCGCCACCTCAGGCTACGTGGCACTTTTAAGTGACAGTGGTGAAGAAAATGAAGTCCTGTTTTTGGAAGCAGGCGGCCTGCCATGCGATGTTGACCCGGATCTGCCCATGCCCATCAGGGGATTGCGCGCCCAGGCATATCAGACCAACAGCACCGTCTACCATAACGATTTTATGAACAGTGAGTGGGTTGATTTTATGCCCGGCGGCCATGTGGTACTCAACAACGTCATGTTTGCCCCCCTTGTCATTGAAGGCAAAACCGTGGGAATTATGGGTCTTGCCAATAAAATGGGCGCGTTCACCGACAATGATGCAAAAATGGCATCGGGATTTGGGGAGTTGGCCGCCATTGCCCTGCAGAACAGCAGAAACATGGATCAGAGAATAACTGCAGAAAAAGAACGGGAACGCGTCATTCAAGAACTAAATCAAGCCATTGAAAAAACCCGGATGCGAAAATCAGAGCTTGAAACCGCCTATGCAAAACTCACCCGGATGCAGACTGAGCTGGTGGAAAGCAAAAAAATGGCGGCCCTGGGAAATCTGATCGGCGGCATTGCCCATGAGATCAACACGCCTGTGGGGGTCAGCATAACCAGTATTTCAGCGCTGCTGAGAAAAATTGAGGATTCGGAAAAAGCCCTGGTGGAAAATCAGCTCAGCCCTGAAGAAACCGCAGACTTGATTGACTATGTCAACCAGTCTGGGAATCTTGTTTTAAAAAATCTTAAGAGAATTGTAGCCCTTGTAAAGTCTTTTAAAAAAATATCGGCGGACACCAGCGGCCACGAATTAAAGCGAATAAATCTCAACACCTATCTGAACGAAATTTTAAACACCATGCTGCCCAAGCTTGATCGCAAAAAGATAAACATTCAAATTGTCTGCGATGAGACACTTGAACTCACCACGTATCCCGAAGCGCTTGCCCAGATCATCATTAACCTGATCATGAATTCGGTCATTCACGGGTTTTCAGACACAAACCAAGGCAATATATCCATTGCGGCAGATCTTGATTCCAACCATCTGAACATTAAGTTTCAGGATGACGGTAAGGGCATTGCCCAAAGCCTGCTGCCCAAAATTTTTGATCCGTTTGTAACATCAAGCAAGCAAAAAGGGTTCGGGCTGGGCCTCCACATCGTTTACAACCTGGTAAAACAAACCTTTGACGGCTCAATACGTTGTGAATCCACCGAAGGCTGTGGCACCACATTTTTTGTATCACTTTGCACCGGATCAGGAGAGATGAGTGGAAACTAA
- a CDS encoding response regulator, with translation METKVAIPYDRWKILVVDDEEDVHEVTQLACDGILFEDKPIQLLNAYRAEQARQMLKTHDDVALILMDVVMETDDAGLVLVRYIRQELGNLGVQIILRTGYPGKAPERQVVRDYGISDYWEKTDLTADKLHTLVISGLRAHQKYITLLAYLKQLKEEISRREKIEREKDRLIEELKEAAAKIKRLTGLLPVCSHCKKIRDNDGKWNQLESYIYKHTEADVSNSVCPECAKKYYPDYDIYEE, from the coding sequence GTGGAAACTAAGGTGGCCATACCCTATGACAGGTGGAAAATTTTAGTGGTTGACGATGAAGAGGATGTTCATGAAGTAACCCAGCTGGCGTGCGACGGCATCCTTTTTGAAGACAAACCCATTCAACTGCTGAATGCCTATCGCGCAGAACAGGCCAGACAGATGCTTAAAACCCATGACGACGTGGCATTGATATTAATGGATGTGGTCATGGAAACAGACGATGCCGGGCTCGTCCTGGTGCGGTATATCCGGCAGGAACTTGGCAATTTGGGTGTACAGATTATTCTCAGAACGGGTTATCCGGGCAAAGCCCCTGAACGGCAAGTGGTAAGGGATTACGGCATCAGCGACTACTGGGAAAAAACGGATCTCACCGCAGATAAACTTCACACCCTGGTAATTTCAGGGTTACGCGCCCACCAAAAATACATCACCCTCCTGGCCTATTTAAAACAGCTTAAAGAAGAAATTTCACGACGGGAAAAAATTGAGCGGGAAAAAGACCGTCTCATTGAAGAACTAAAAGAGGCCGCCGCTAAAATCAAACGGTTGACAGGTCTTTTGCCCGTTTGCAGCCATTGTAAAAAAATCAGGGACAATGACGGGAAATGGAACCAACTCGAAAGCTATATTTATAAACATACCGAAGCCGATGTCAGCAACAGCGTGTGTCCGGAATGTGCCAAAAAATATTACCCGGACTATGACATTTATGAGGAATGA